In a genomic window of Paramicrobacterium chengjingii:
- a CDS encoding diacylglycerol/lipid kinase family protein: protein MSVEGEKFAAIVFNPVKTDAEKLKRIFTAGAAEHGWGEPHFVETTVDDPGVSMAKQAVERGASVVVAAGGDGTVRCVAEGLRSSGVPIAIVPAGTGNLLARNLDLPLSNIKQSMTVAYTGSDRAIDIGIAEVRSEEVPTQQYVFLVMAGMGIDAQMIANTNDDLKKSVGWLAYADAVVRSLADLKPFRIRYQLAESAPHSAHVSTILVANCGTLPAGIELLPDAKIDDGKLDLAVLQPKGALGWLQVWRKVRWENGVLRRSSIGRRILKASEGRDRTVTYLRSPMVTVKPDDPQQLELDGDEIGMTTATRFTVDALALTVKVPAPRSRAAAKQRAADNA, encoded by the coding sequence ATGAGCGTCGAAGGCGAGAAATTCGCGGCAATCGTATTCAACCCGGTGAAGACGGATGCCGAGAAGCTGAAGCGGATCTTCACCGCGGGCGCCGCCGAACACGGGTGGGGCGAACCGCACTTCGTCGAAACTACTGTCGATGACCCTGGCGTCTCCATGGCCAAACAAGCCGTCGAGAGGGGCGCGTCTGTCGTTGTCGCCGCGGGCGGCGATGGTACCGTGCGCTGCGTGGCCGAAGGACTGCGCTCGAGCGGTGTGCCGATTGCCATTGTTCCCGCAGGAACGGGCAACCTGCTCGCACGCAACCTCGATCTTCCGCTCAGCAATATCAAGCAGTCGATGACCGTCGCCTATACGGGCAGCGACCGCGCGATCGACATCGGCATCGCCGAAGTTCGTTCGGAAGAGGTGCCCACGCAGCAGTACGTGTTTCTCGTGATGGCGGGCATGGGCATTGATGCACAGATGATCGCGAACACCAACGACGATTTGAAGAAATCCGTGGGGTGGCTGGCATACGCGGATGCTGTCGTGCGCTCACTCGCAGACCTCAAACCATTTCGCATTCGCTACCAGCTCGCGGAGTCGGCGCCGCACAGTGCTCACGTCAGCACCATTCTTGTGGCCAACTGCGGCACGCTCCCGGCCGGCATCGAGCTGCTCCCCGATGCGAAGATCGACGACGGGAAGCTCGACTTGGCTGTGCTTCAGCCCAAGGGCGCCCTCGGGTGGCTGCAGGTGTGGCGCAAGGTGCGCTGGGAGAACGGCGTGCTGCGTCGCTCCAGCATTGGACGACGCATTCTGAAAGCGTCCGAGGGACGCGACCGCACTGTGACGTACCTGCGCTCGCCCATGGTGACGGTGAAGCCAGACGACCCGCAGCAGCTTGAGCTCGATGGCGATGAGATCGGCATGACAACGGCGACGCGCTTTACGGTCGACGCGCTCGCGCTGACGGTAAAAGTGCCGGCCCCGCGCTCCCGCGCGGCGGCAAAGCAGCGCGCTGCCGACAACGCCTGA
- the serS gene encoding serine--tRNA ligase produces MIDPVILRENPDLIRRSQEARGSRVESVDEAIEADAARRRAIGVYEELRAEQNVFSKKVAKAPKDEKKALIAEVQQLAGRVKEAQRASSEAEDAFTAVARTIENVIIEGIPSGGEDNFALLRTEGERPTFDFAPRDHLELGEKLDAIDMARGTKVSGARFYYLKGIGARLELALMTLGLDRALEAGFTPLITPTLVKPEIMAGTGFLGEHSDEVYKLEADDLYLTGTSEVALAGYHADEIVDLSNGPLRYAGWSTCYRREAGSHGKDTRGIIRVHQFNKLEMFVYTDPAEAEAEHDRLLAWQEGMLQSLGLSYRVIDTAAGDLGSSAARKFDVEAWVPTQDAYRELTSTSNCTTFQARRLDTRYRTESGKTAPVATLNGTLATTRWLVALLETHQRADGSVVIPEVLRPYVGGLEVAEPVA; encoded by the coding sequence GTGATTGATCCCGTGATTCTGCGTGAAAACCCTGACCTCATCCGACGCTCGCAAGAAGCCCGCGGGTCCCGAGTCGAGAGCGTCGATGAGGCGATCGAGGCGGATGCTGCGCGGCGACGCGCGATCGGAGTCTACGAAGAGCTGCGCGCCGAGCAGAATGTCTTCAGCAAGAAGGTGGCGAAGGCACCGAAAGACGAGAAGAAGGCGCTCATCGCAGAGGTGCAGCAGCTGGCCGGGCGTGTGAAAGAGGCGCAGCGTGCCTCAAGCGAGGCCGAAGACGCTTTCACCGCCGTCGCCCGCACAATCGAGAACGTCATCATCGAGGGAATCCCGTCGGGCGGCGAAGACAACTTCGCACTTCTGCGCACCGAGGGGGAGCGGCCGACGTTCGACTTCGCACCGCGCGACCATCTGGAACTGGGGGAGAAGCTCGACGCGATCGACATGGCGCGAGGCACCAAGGTTTCTGGCGCGCGCTTCTACTATCTCAAGGGCATCGGCGCGCGCCTTGAGCTCGCGCTCATGACATTGGGCCTCGACAGGGCGCTCGAGGCTGGCTTCACCCCGCTCATCACGCCGACACTCGTGAAACCGGAGATCATGGCCGGAACAGGCTTTCTCGGCGAGCACTCTGATGAGGTGTACAAACTCGAAGCAGACGATCTCTACCTCACGGGCACGAGCGAGGTGGCGCTTGCCGGGTACCACGCCGACGAGATCGTCGACTTGTCGAACGGCCCGCTTCGCTATGCCGGATGGTCCACGTGCTACCGCCGAGAGGCCGGGTCGCACGGAAAAGACACACGCGGCATCATTCGCGTGCACCAGTTCAACAAACTCGAGATGTTCGTCTATACCGATCCCGCAGAGGCCGAGGCCGAGCACGATCGCCTGCTCGCGTGGCAGGAAGGGATGCTGCAGAGCCTCGGGCTGAGCTACCGCGTCATCGACACGGCGGCCGGCGACCTGGGATCGAGCGCTGCCCGCAAGTTTGACGTTGAGGCGTGGGTGCCGACGCAAGATGCCTATCGTGAGCTCACGTCGACGTCGAATTGCACAACCTTTCAGGCGCGCAGACTCGACACCCGTTACCGCACCGAATCGGGCAAGACGGCACCGGTTGCGACGCTCAACGGAACACTCGCGACAACGCGGTGGCTGGTTGCGCTGCTCGAGACGCATCAGCGCGCTGACGGCTCCGTCGTGATTCCCGAGGTGCTGCGCCCGTACGTCGGCGGACTCGAGGTCGCGGAGCCCGTGGCGTGA
- a CDS encoding HAD family hydrolase yields the protein MTATPKLIALDIDGTVLHEDGEVSAAVRDAVATASADGHEVMLATGRSWESTKPVLEQLGLVSDYAVCANGAVIMKRVGEDYVRHHVETFDPTEVLRLIHNHLDDGRYLIEYPDGNRRYTEGMTDWNLDRAEKVEFEKLLENPVSRVVVVSPGHDEQQFLQAVEDMGLHKVTYAIGWTAWLDIAPFGVNKSTALEHVRSWLGVERECIIAVGDGRNDIEMLRWASQSGRGVAMGQAPAEVKDAANFITSGVESDGLVPVLASL from the coding sequence GTGACAGCCACGCCAAAGCTCATCGCGCTTGACATCGACGGAACCGTTCTTCACGAAGACGGCGAGGTGTCTGCCGCTGTGCGCGACGCTGTTGCGACAGCATCCGCCGATGGCCATGAAGTGATGCTCGCGACGGGGCGCAGCTGGGAATCAACCAAGCCGGTGCTCGAACAACTGGGCCTCGTGAGCGACTACGCGGTGTGTGCAAATGGTGCCGTGATCATGAAGCGCGTCGGTGAAGACTATGTGCGGCACCACGTCGAGACCTTCGACCCGACCGAGGTGCTGCGCCTCATTCACAACCACCTCGACGACGGCCGTTACCTCATCGAGTACCCGGACGGCAATCGCCGCTACACCGAGGGCATGACCGACTGGAACCTCGACCGCGCCGAGAAAGTTGAGTTCGAGAAGCTGCTCGAGAACCCTGTGTCGCGCGTTGTGGTTGTCTCGCCCGGTCATGACGAGCAGCAGTTCTTGCAGGCGGTCGAAGACATGGGGCTGCACAAGGTCACGTACGCGATCGGTTGGACAGCATGGCTCGACATCGCGCCGTTCGGGGTCAACAAATCGACGGCGCTCGAGCATGTGAGATCGTGGCTCGGCGTCGAACGAGAGTGCATCATTGCCGTTGGAGATGGGCGCAACGACATCGAGATGCTTCGCTGGGCGTCTCAATCAGGCCGTGGCGTTGCCATGGGGCAGGCGCCCGCTGAGGTGAAGGATGCCGCGAATTTCATCACCTCCGGTGTCGAGAGCGACGGCCTCGTTCCTGTGCTCGCGTCGCTCTGA
- a CDS encoding LCP family protein produces MARRAEAVARHGKLPRRSPWTSVGKFVAASLAVVLVSTSAVVAWAIADVVQTAPEGVTLAGETPGQVIPDINSIEGGANVLVIGSDSREGQGDGYGKHETAKLNDVTMLLHIAEDHSNATVVSFPRDMYVPIPSCPKVDENGKPTGENSYAMSSQKINTSLSYGGMACTVLTVEALTGLDIQYAAMVQFNGVIALSNAIGGVEVCLAESIKDSKTDLDLPAGQVSLKGKDALQFLRTRHGVSDGSDLGRISNQQLFLSALVRDLKSAETLTDPVKLYSIAKVAATNMTFSTSLNNINTMVGLAKSLSEIPTDKITFVQYPNYYEGDGVAPLTSDAETLMEAIKADKNLSVTGGTGGSIPEDGETTAPPATTDPSATETPDSTEAPDDGTVELPDSIHGQNASQVTCADGNGY; encoded by the coding sequence GTGGCGCGACGAGCCGAAGCCGTTGCACGTCACGGCAAGCTGCCGAGGCGCAGTCCGTGGACGAGTGTCGGCAAGTTCGTCGCAGCAAGCCTCGCAGTCGTGCTGGTGAGCACGTCTGCTGTTGTCGCGTGGGCGATCGCTGATGTAGTGCAGACGGCGCCTGAAGGCGTGACGCTCGCTGGGGAGACGCCGGGGCAGGTGATTCCCGACATCAACTCGATCGAGGGTGGCGCTAACGTTCTTGTGATCGGCAGCGACAGCCGCGAGGGCCAGGGTGACGGCTACGGCAAGCACGAAACAGCGAAGCTCAACGATGTGACGATGCTTTTGCACATCGCCGAAGACCACAGCAATGCCACAGTCGTGAGCTTTCCCCGCGACATGTACGTGCCGATTCCCTCCTGCCCGAAGGTCGACGAGAACGGCAAGCCGACGGGCGAGAACAGTTATGCGATGAGCTCGCAGAAGATCAACACGTCGCTCTCGTACGGCGGCATGGCGTGCACGGTGCTCACCGTTGAAGCGCTGACGGGGCTCGACATTCAGTACGCCGCCATGGTGCAGTTCAACGGCGTGATCGCGCTCTCGAACGCGATCGGCGGCGTTGAAGTGTGCCTGGCTGAGTCGATCAAAGACTCGAAGACCGATCTCGACCTGCCCGCAGGCCAAGTCTCACTCAAGGGCAAAGACGCGCTGCAGTTTCTGCGAACGCGGCACGGCGTCAGTGACGGGTCTGACTTGGGGCGTATCAGCAACCAGCAACTGTTCCTCTCTGCGTTGGTTCGCGATCTCAAATCGGCTGAGACTCTCACCGACCCGGTGAAGCTTTACAGCATCGCCAAGGTCGCGGCGACGAACATGACGTTCTCGACGAGTCTCAACAACATCAACACGATGGTGGGGCTGGCCAAGTCGCTGTCTGAGATTCCGACGGACAAGATCACGTTCGTGCAGTACCCCAACTATTACGAGGGCGACGGCGTTGCTCCGCTGACCAGTGACGCCGAGACGCTCATGGAGGCCATCAAGGCCGATAAGAACCTTTCGGTGACGGGTGGCACGGGCGGTTCGATTCCTGAAGATGGTGAGACGACAGCGCCCCCGGCAACGACCGACCCGAGTGCGACCGAGACACCCGATTCGACGGAGGCACCTGACGATGGAACGGTGGAGCTTCCCGATTCGATCCACGGCCAGAACGCCTCGCAGGTGACGTGCGCCGACGGAAACGGGTACTGA
- a CDS encoding CsbD family protein: MGFGDKISNAAEDAKGKAKEKIGDATDNENLENEGRADQASATAKKVGENVKDAADNAKDGAKDLFNK, translated from the coding sequence ATGGGTTTCGGAGACAAGATCAGCAACGCTGCCGAAGACGCTAAAGGCAAGGCCAAGGAGAAGATTGGCGACGCTACGGACAACGAGAACCTCGAGAACGAGGGTCGCGCTGACCAGGCAAGCGCCACAGCCAAGAAAGTCGGCGAGAACGTCAAGGATGCCGCTGATAACGCCAAAGATGGCGCAAAGGATTTATTCAACAAATAG
- a CDS encoding DUF7218 family protein, with protein sequence MPGRKNSSLKKPDMYEKLRGEGASKEKAARISNAAANRGKSKVGRKGGKAGDYDDWTVDELKSRARELGISGYSGKRKSEIIGMLRNH encoded by the coding sequence ATGCCTGGACGCAAGAACTCAAGCCTCAAGAAGCCCGACATGTACGAGAAACTGCGTGGTGAGGGAGCGTCGAAAGAAAAGGCAGCGCGCATTTCGAACGCTGCTGCGAACCGCGGAAAGTCGAAGGTCGGCCGCAAGGGCGGTAAGGCTGGCGACTACGACGATTGGACCGTTGACGAATTGAAGTCCCGGGCCAGAGAACTCGGCATCAGCGGGTACTCCGGCAAGCGAAAATCGGAAATTATCGGGATGCTACGGAATCACTGA
- a CDS encoding DUF998 domain-containing protein, giving the protein MTAFLAIATIVLGVARLAMFIALHIVSHEYSPIRHAVSDYAVGRTRTLSSAMTWTTGAMWLALAGTLISGFPSWSDLTGVTVCFLVLTVIFIVLPFLPTDLEGQKTTTIGRFHLLAAIAWFALSYACMGNLTRLLTPLTPSPLDVTLSAVSTITLIALIALVAALVIQPLRTRVFGLSERVFILGVNVFYVTAALGVLLVQ; this is encoded by the coding sequence ATGACCGCCTTCCTCGCCATTGCCACCATCGTTTTGGGAGTCGCCCGCCTGGCGATGTTCATTGCGCTTCACATCGTCTCTCATGAATACAGTCCCATCAGGCACGCCGTCAGCGACTATGCCGTCGGGCGAACACGAACCCTGAGCTCGGCAATGACGTGGACGACCGGCGCAATGTGGCTGGCCCTCGCAGGCACCCTGATCAGCGGATTCCCGTCGTGGAGCGACCTGACAGGCGTCACTGTCTGCTTTCTTGTGCTCACCGTGATCTTCATCGTCCTCCCGTTTCTCCCGACCGACCTGGAGGGGCAGAAGACGACAACGATCGGCCGGTTTCACCTGCTCGCCGCAATCGCTTGGTTTGCACTGAGTTACGCGTGCATGGGCAACCTCACGCGCCTGCTCACACCTCTGACGCCGAGCCCTCTGGACGTCACTCTGTCTGCGGTGTCGACAATCACGCTCATCGCGCTCATCGCTCTTGTTGCAGCTCTCGTCATTCAGCCGCTGCGCACGCGAGTGTTCGGGCTCTCGGAGCGAGTCTTCATTCTCGGTGTCAACGTCTTCTACGTGACGGCAGCGCTCGGGGTCCTCCTCGTGCAGTGA
- a CDS encoding MarR family winged helix-turn-helix transcriptional regulator, whose amino-acid sequence MDLAYELHDLVRTLDRMAEKILRPHGLNVNRYVALVIISEHAGLTGRDLSGALGVTEAAGSGIVRSLLTRGLIHDAAGTGSGNIRRLRLTDDGADVLRRCSLELGTSLDDNALAVGIDPTGLAATIRALHDEVRTYH is encoded by the coding sequence ATGGATCTCGCATACGAACTGCACGACCTGGTTCGCACGCTCGACCGCATGGCCGAGAAGATCTTGCGCCCGCACGGACTCAACGTCAATCGCTACGTGGCGCTCGTCATCATCTCGGAGCACGCCGGGCTCACCGGGCGCGACCTCTCGGGCGCTCTCGGCGTCACCGAGGCCGCGGGAAGTGGAATCGTGCGGTCACTGCTCACGCGCGGTCTGATCCATGACGCCGCTGGAACAGGCAGCGGCAACATTCGCCGGCTACGCCTGACGGACGACGGAGCTGATGTTCTGCGACGTTGCTCACTCGAGCTCGGCACGTCGCTTGATGACAATGCCCTGGCCGTCGGGATCGATCCCACAGGGCTCGCCGCGACGATTCGTGCTCTCCATGACGAAGTCCGCACCTACCACTGA
- a CDS encoding alpha/beta hydrolase produces MRAHHTSETRRTAARITRLCALAALAVVVWACATEWGGIVHGHPAYAVVLGVTTLLAIGALVSVGTRERGRGRWRTVGRVTTTLLAIAGIAIVGWLRPHTATDPSLTAMMSDTDVTVTETATSITFTPAVGDAGVGLFFQPGALVDARAYAAVLRPVAELGHTVVIAKQPLGIAFLSLTAFDASRAAHPDVAEWVIGGHSLGGTVAAQLASTESTASGLILFASYPASDISGADISAASISGTRDGLSTPEKIEASHQNLPADTVFVAIEGASHAQFGDYGTQSGDGTPTVSDDAARRQISRAAVDIVTEFALD; encoded by the coding sequence ATGCGCGCGCATCACACGTCTGAGACCCGGCGTACGGCGGCGCGAATCACGAGGCTGTGCGCGCTGGCTGCGCTCGCTGTCGTCGTCTGGGCGTGCGCAACAGAGTGGGGCGGCATTGTGCATGGGCATCCGGCATATGCTGTGGTGCTGGGGGTCACCACGCTGCTGGCAATCGGCGCGCTCGTTTCCGTGGGCACGCGCGAGCGCGGTCGCGGACGATGGCGCACGGTCGGCAGAGTCACGACCACGCTTCTCGCCATCGCTGGAATCGCGATCGTCGGTTGGCTGCGACCTCACACCGCGACCGATCCGTCGCTCACGGCGATGATGTCGGACACCGATGTGACGGTGACCGAGACAGCGACGTCGATCACGTTTACCCCGGCAGTCGGGGACGCGGGCGTCGGCTTGTTCTTCCAGCCCGGTGCGCTCGTCGACGCTCGCGCCTATGCTGCAGTTCTGCGCCCCGTGGCGGAATTGGGGCACACCGTCGTGATTGCGAAGCAGCCCCTCGGGATCGCTTTCCTCTCTCTCACCGCATTCGACGCGTCACGCGCGGCGCATCCCGACGTCGCCGAGTGGGTGATCGGTGGGCATTCCCTCGGCGGAACTGTCGCGGCTCAGCTTGCTTCGACGGAAAGCACCGCGTCTGGTCTGATCCTGTTCGCGTCGTATCCCGCGTCAGACATCAGCGGTGCAGACATCTCTGCAGCATCCATCTCTGGTACTCGTGACGGCCTGTCGACGCCAGAGAAGATCGAGGCATCGCACCAGAATCTCCCCGCCGACACTGTCTTCGTCGCGATCGAGGGCGCCTCGCACGCTCAGTTCGGTGACTACGGCACGCAATCGGGAGACGGCACACCGACGGTCAGCGATGACGCCGCCCGTCGCCAAATTTCACGCGCGGCAGTCGACATCGTCACAGAATTTGCGCTCGACTAA
- a CDS encoding FAD-binding monooxygenase: MQFHHHGYVSGDPRVQPAAGTGLDRLAELPDETDVLIVGSGPAGMLLAAQLSQYPGVTTRLVERRPGRLEVGQADGIQARSVETFQAFGFAESIIAEAYEITSMNFWSPDPGNPQNIIRSAREHDDPHGISEFPHLIVNQARVLDYFAFCAENGPGRIRPDYGYEFVNLTVRDEGEYPVSVRLRSTAGARQGEIRTVSAKYVVGCDGARSAVRESIGRTLDGDQAFHAWGVMDVLTETDFPDVRTKCAIQSESGSILLIPREGGYLARWYVDLGVVGTDDNHEVRNTPIEAIIAKANDIITPYSLEVRNVAWWSVYEVGHRVTDKFDNVPEQQTETTMPRVFIAGDACHTHSAKAGQGMNVSMQDGFNIGWKLGQVLSGASPDELLCTYSGERQEIAQNLIDFDKEWSTMMAKKPEEFANPKELSDFYTATAEFPAGFMTQYKPSIITGEASHQELAAGFPIGKRFKSSRVVRIGDTNPIHLGHHARADGRWRVYAFADAAAPGEPSALTAWAEWMHDSPHSPVRRFTPKGADIDNLFDVKVIYQQRLEGVDFGRVPPLFRPKSGPFQLVDYEKVYGTLSGDDIFEQRCISRDGAVVVVRPDQYVAHVLPLAATEELTAFFNQSLLVQNPEQHAN, translated from the coding sequence ATGCAGTTTCATCATCACGGCTACGTCTCTGGCGATCCCCGTGTGCAACCCGCTGCGGGCACCGGCCTCGACCGACTGGCCGAACTTCCCGACGAGACTGACGTTCTGATCGTGGGCTCCGGGCCGGCGGGCATGCTCCTCGCCGCCCAGCTCTCGCAGTACCCCGGCGTCACAACACGGCTCGTTGAGCGACGACCAGGGCGACTCGAAGTCGGCCAGGCCGACGGCATCCAGGCCCGCAGCGTCGAGACGTTTCAGGCGTTCGGGTTCGCTGAGTCGATCATTGCCGAAGCCTACGAGATCACCTCGATGAACTTCTGGTCGCCCGACCCGGGGAACCCGCAGAACATCATCCGCTCGGCGAGAGAGCACGACGACCCGCACGGCATCAGCGAGTTTCCGCACCTCATCGTCAACCAGGCTCGAGTACTCGACTACTTCGCATTCTGCGCCGAGAACGGCCCCGGGCGCATCCGCCCTGATTACGGCTACGAGTTCGTAAACCTCACCGTCCGCGACGAGGGCGAGTACCCCGTGAGCGTCAGGCTGCGCAGCACAGCAGGCGCGCGGCAGGGCGAAATCCGCACGGTCTCGGCGAAGTACGTCGTGGGCTGCGACGGCGCCCGAAGCGCCGTGCGCGAGTCGATCGGCCGCACCCTCGACGGCGACCAGGCATTTCACGCGTGGGGTGTCATGGACGTTCTCACCGAAACCGACTTCCCCGACGTGCGCACCAAGTGCGCCATCCAGTCGGAGTCCGGCAGCATTCTGCTCATTCCCCGCGAGGGTGGCTACCTCGCCCGCTGGTACGTCGACCTCGGTGTTGTGGGCACCGACGACAACCACGAGGTGCGCAACACGCCTATCGAAGCGATCATCGCAAAGGCCAACGACATCATCACCCCGTATTCGCTCGAGGTGCGCAACGTTGCCTGGTGGAGCGTCTACGAGGTGGGCCATCGCGTGACTGACAAATTCGACAACGTGCCCGAGCAGCAGACCGAGACGACAATGCCGCGCGTGTTCATTGCGGGCGACGCATGCCACACCCACAGCGCTAAGGCAGGGCAAGGCATGAACGTCTCGATGCAAGACGGCTTCAACATTGGCTGGAAGCTCGGCCAGGTGCTCTCGGGCGCCAGCCCGGACGAGTTGCTGTGCACGTACTCGGGCGAACGGCAAGAGATCGCGCAGAATCTCATCGACTTCGACAAGGAATGGTCGACGATGATGGCGAAGAAGCCCGAGGAGTTTGCAAACCCCAAAGAGTTGAGCGACTTCTACACAGCGACAGCGGAGTTTCCAGCCGGCTTCATGACGCAGTACAAGCCGTCGATCATCACGGGCGAGGCGTCGCATCAAGAGCTCGCTGCCGGCTTCCCCATTGGCAAGCGCTTTAAATCGTCACGCGTCGTTCGCATCGGTGACACCAACCCGATTCACCTGGGCCATCACGCGCGCGCAGACGGACGCTGGCGCGTGTATGCCTTTGCGGATGCCGCCGCGCCAGGCGAGCCGTCGGCACTCACCGCGTGGGCCGAGTGGATGCACGACTCACCGCACTCCCCCGTGCGTCGATTTACACCGAAGGGCGCCGACATCGACAACCTGTTCGACGTCAAGGTGATCTACCAGCAGCGCCTGGAGGGCGTGGACTTCGGCCGGGTGCCTCCACTCTTCCGTCCGAAGAGCGGCCCGTTTCAGCTTGTCGATTACGAGAAGGTCTATGGCACGCTCAGCGGCGACGACATCTTTGAGCAGCGCTGTATCAGTCGCGACGGAGCTGTCGTGGTGGTACGACCTGACCAATACGTGGCACACGTGCTGCCGTTGGCTGCAACAGAGGAGCTCACGGCGTTCTTCAACCAGAGCCTGCTTGTCCAGAATCCGGAGCAACACGCCAACTGA
- a CDS encoding IclR family transcriptional regulator: MSNGGAQGTRAATGGTAAASQTLSRGIRILEILADASSPLTIDEVAAELGVHRSNAYRLLRTLEEHGLVGRDSSGRLALGARMASLAAGVAHDLQAEALPELTTVANELGMTCFLAIRDHDMCTTLASIEPRHAVASVAQRPGASHPITVGAPGKAIVAQLPRSEWPDGMSHALRAEVEKVAAAGYATSHNEVIPSVQSVAVPLALRGRQPAAIAVVHVAPTLDVERIVEHLGRSAAAIKGALGG, from the coding sequence ATGAGCAACGGCGGTGCGCAGGGAACGCGGGCAGCGACGGGCGGAACAGCTGCCGCCTCGCAGACGCTGAGTCGCGGCATCCGCATTCTTGAAATTCTGGCCGATGCGTCATCGCCTCTGACGATCGATGAGGTTGCAGCGGAGCTCGGCGTGCATCGCTCGAACGCGTACCGGCTGTTGCGCACGCTGGAGGAACACGGGCTCGTCGGTCGCGACTCGTCGGGACGACTAGCGCTCGGCGCGCGCATGGCGTCCCTCGCCGCCGGCGTCGCTCATGATCTGCAGGCGGAGGCGCTGCCCGAGCTCACCACCGTGGCGAACGAGCTGGGAATGACGTGCTTTCTCGCGATTCGAGACCACGACATGTGCACAACGCTCGCGAGCATCGAACCGCGGCACGCGGTCGCCTCTGTCGCTCAGCGTCCGGGGGCCAGCCACCCGATCACGGTCGGGGCTCCGGGCAAAGCAATTGTTGCTCAGCTGCCCCGGAGTGAGTGGCCAGACGGCATGTCGCACGCACTGAGAGCTGAAGTTGAGAAGGTTGCGGCAGCGGGGTATGCCACGAGCCACAACGAGGTGATTCCCAGCGTGCAGTCTGTCGCCGTTCCGCTTGCCCTGCGTGGGCGGCAGCCAGCTGCGATTGCCGTTGTGCATGTCGCGCCCACCCTTGACGTGGAGCGGATCGTCGAACATCTCGGTCGGTCTGCCGCTGCGATCAAAGGTGCCCTCGGCGGGTGA
- the crcB gene encoding fluoride efflux transporter CrcB has product MTPLVFVSLALCGGLGAALRFWLDGAITARLRKPFPYATAVINVSGSFALGLLMGAAAGALVSESVALIVGTGFLGGYTTFSTASVETVRLTQQGRWLAGLINGIGMLVLAVAAAALGWALMSLL; this is encoded by the coding sequence ATGACTCCGCTCGTCTTCGTCTCCCTCGCGCTGTGCGGTGGGCTCGGAGCCGCACTGCGCTTCTGGCTTGATGGCGCCATCACCGCACGCCTGCGCAAACCATTCCCCTACGCAACCGCGGTGATTAACGTGAGCGGATCATTCGCGCTCGGTCTGCTCATGGGTGCGGCGGCGGGCGCGCTCGTGTCTGAAAGCGTCGCACTCATCGTCGGCACCGGCTTTCTCGGCGGATACACAACCTTCAGCACCGCGAGTGTCGAGACCGTCAGGCTCACTCAGCAGGGCCGCTGGCTCGCCGGCCTGATCAACGGCATCGGGATGCTTGTGCTTGCCGTCGCCGCTGCGGCGCTCGGCTGGGCGCTGATGTCGCTGCTGTGA
- a CDS encoding fluoride efflux transporter FluC has translation MNSTHRPPHRQWRFLVLVAAGGAIGSAARAAIALAFPDTVFPAATLTVNLLGAFGLGVLLEALSRFGDDRGRRRVLRLAGGTGFFGGFTTYSTFALETARLVDSSLGIAVGYALMTVVIGVVATVLGVVAGAGIHRRRSQNGGTA, from the coding sequence ATGAACAGCACGCATCGGCCACCGCATAGGCAGTGGCGGTTTCTCGTCCTCGTCGCAGCCGGCGGCGCAATCGGCAGCGCCGCCCGAGCCGCCATCGCTCTCGCCTTCCCCGACACGGTGTTCCCGGCCGCAACACTCACGGTCAACCTTCTCGGTGCGTTTGGGCTCGGGGTGCTTCTTGAAGCGCTCAGCCGGTTCGGCGACGACAGGGGACGACGACGTGTTCTTCGGCTTGCCGGCGGCACGGGTTTCTTCGGAGGCTTCACGACCTACAGCACGTTCGCGCTCGAAACGGCTCGCCTCGTCGACAGTTCGCTCGGCATCGCCGTCGGCTACGCGCTGATGACCGTCGTCATTGGCGTTGTCGCGACGGTGCTCGGTGTCGTCGCTGGTGCGGGCATTCATCGCCGCCGCAGTCAGAACGGGGGCACCGCATGA